From Desulfuromonas soudanensis, the proteins below share one genomic window:
- a CDS encoding permease: MKLKGTLWTLLRSQWLLLLAIVLYGWAFSVTPDRALEALTVAGTSFSSVLLLIVAVMGLVGVIQVWISRDLISRLLGRQGGFRAFFIAAACGTVLIGPAYIIFPLLMSIRAQGARWGVIVTVLAAYAVKIPMIPLEVQYLGWGFSLTRSLLTILFAIPIGLAVEAIMERPAAIRPP, from the coding sequence ATGAAGCTGAAGGGAACCCTCTGGACGCTGCTACGCAGCCAGTGGCTTCTGTTGCTGGCCATCGTCCTCTACGGCTGGGCCTTTTCCGTCACCCCCGATCGGGCCCTCGAGGCCCTGACGGTGGCCGGCACCTCCTTTTCCTCGGTGCTGCTGCTCATCGTGGCCGTCATGGGGCTCGTCGGAGTGATCCAGGTCTGGATCAGCCGCGATCTGATTTCCCGCCTCCTCGGTCGCCAAGGGGGTTTTCGCGCCTTTTTCATCGCCGCCGCCTGCGGCACCGTCCTCATCGGCCCGGCCTACATCATATTTCCGCTGCTGATGAGCATCCGCGCCCAGGGGGCGCGCTGGGGAGTGATCGTCACGGTCCTGGCCGCCTACGCGGTAAAAATCCCCATGATTCCCCTGGAGGTCCAGTACCTCGGCTGGGGCTTCTCCCTCACACGCTCTCTCCTCACCATCCTCTTTGCCATCCCCATCGGCCTTGCCGTCGAAGCCATCATGGAACGCCCCGCCGCCATCCGCCCCCCCTGA
- a CDS encoding ATP-binding protein — translation MVNLKPELIGQMERVLTSLEQLLPRPVPRIDWGTCYAANLRRHSFTGTLEPIPAVSATTLDELLGIDEQKRLVENNTRQFLAGLPANNVLLWGTRGTGKSSLVRAILNAYAARGLRVIQVDKNDLVHLPDIFAAVAAQPYRFILLCDDLSFEPGELGYKMLKSALDGSVYAAPDNVLIYVTSNRRHLLPEYPTDNLGAKMVNNEIHHGEGIEEKISLSDRFGLWVPFHAFSQEHYLRVVRQCIETLGRRQGAIIPWTEELSLEAIAWSHDKSKRCGRTALQFASHWVGQTLLGD, via the coding sequence ATCGTGAATCTGAAACCGGAATTGATCGGCCAGATGGAAAGGGTGCTGACATCCCTCGAGCAGCTCCTTCCCCGTCCTGTCCCCAGAATCGACTGGGGGACCTGTTATGCCGCCAACTTGCGGCGTCACTCCTTTACCGGCACGCTCGAGCCAATTCCTGCAGTGAGCGCCACCACCCTCGACGAACTTCTCGGTATCGATGAACAGAAGCGCCTCGTCGAGAACAACACCCGGCAGTTCCTCGCCGGGCTCCCCGCCAACAATGTCCTTCTCTGGGGGACCCGCGGCACCGGCAAATCCTCTCTGGTGCGGGCCATTCTCAACGCCTATGCGGCGCGGGGCCTGCGGGTCATCCAGGTCGACAAGAACGATCTTGTGCATCTCCCCGATATCTTCGCCGCCGTTGCGGCGCAGCCCTACCGTTTCATTCTGCTGTGCGACGATCTCTCCTTCGAGCCGGGGGAACTCGGTTACAAGATGCTTAAGAGCGCTCTCGACGGCTCGGTCTACGCGGCGCCGGACAACGTCCTCATCTACGTCACCTCCAACCGTCGCCATCTCCTCCCCGAATATCCCACCGACAACCTCGGTGCCAAGATGGTCAACAACGAGATACACCATGGCGAGGGGATCGAGGAAAAGATTTCCCTCTCCGACCGCTTCGGCCTCTGGGTCCCTTTTCACGCCTTCTCCCAGGAGCATTATCTGCGGGTCGTACGGCAGTGCATCGAAACGCTCGGTCGCCGACAGGGCGCGATCATCCCCTGGACCGAGGAGCTCAGCCTCGAGGCGATTGCCTGGTCCCACGACAAGAGCAAACGCTGCGGCCGAACCGCTCTGCAGTTCGCCAGTCACTGGGTGGGGCAGACTCTGCTCGGAGACTGA
- a CDS encoding response regulator, producing the protein MTDLVQWVSGVEETAAKFYSGASQRFQADPVLAKFFADMAEEEEGHRRLLQKAEIARGERGLAHPAVAIDQMTRRRVEGRLTTALEELNRGRLDRSRVLELMVEVEFSEWNDLFLYVMEAIKGGGREFQRTVAEIDRHKRGIERFLANLPDGGKPLAQLQRISPLWQTRILVVEDDPAANRLLQQTLSRLGHVETAANGEEGLEKVKGGYFDVILSDVKMPLMSGIEFYLQALLVEPDIGERFLFFTGIVQGEHQDFFRTTAVSRLNKPASILSIRRAVDDIAHRRRTCH; encoded by the coding sequence ATGACCGATCTCGTGCAGTGGGTCTCCGGTGTCGAGGAGACGGCAGCCAAATTTTACTCGGGCGCCTCGCAACGTTTTCAGGCCGACCCGGTGCTGGCGAAATTTTTCGCCGACATGGCCGAGGAGGAAGAGGGGCACCGCCGTCTGCTGCAAAAGGCCGAGATTGCCCGCGGTGAAAGGGGGTTGGCCCATCCCGCCGTCGCCATCGACCAGATGACCCGTCGACGGGTGGAGGGGCGTCTGACGACGGCCCTGGAGGAGCTGAACCGGGGACGGCTCGACCGCAGCCGGGTACTCGAGCTGATGGTCGAGGTGGAATTTTCCGAATGGAACGACCTTTTTCTCTACGTCATGGAGGCGATAAAGGGGGGCGGCCGGGAATTCCAGCGCACCGTCGCCGAGATCGATCGGCACAAGAGGGGGATCGAACGTTTTCTCGCCAACCTCCCCGACGGGGGGAAGCCCCTGGCGCAGCTGCAGCGGATCTCTCCCCTGTGGCAGACCCGGATTCTTGTGGTCGAGGACGATCCCGCGGCCAATCGCCTGCTGCAGCAAACCCTCTCCCGTCTCGGGCATGTGGAGACGGCGGCCAACGGGGAGGAGGGTCTGGAGAAGGTCAAGGGGGGGTACTTCGACGTGATCCTCTCCGACGTGAAGATGCCCCTGATGAGCGGCATCGAATTCTACCTCCAGGCCCTGCTCGTCGAACCGGATATCGGTGAGCGTTTCCTCTTCTTCACCGGGATCGTTCAGGGAGAACACCAGGACTTTTTCCGCACCACCGCCGTTTCCCGCCTCAACAAACCCGCCTCCATTCTGAGCATCCGCCGGGCGGTCGACGACATCGCCCACCGCCGCCGCACCTGCCACTGA
- a CDS encoding glycogen/starch/alpha-glucan phosphorylase: protein MSADSPDKNQLSATLTDLPPLGTDVLSLVDDFRSYYTYHLGRDRHCTSNHYAYQALVLILRNRLMERWKNTRYAYEGVDSRHAYYLSLEFLMGRALGNATLNLGLEESTTLALQCLGFELEDLAEAEQDAGLGNGGLGRLAACFLDSCATLQLPVTGYGIRYEYGMFRQEIVDGHQVEEPDHWLRAGNPWEIERPEYTQRIHFGGRSEFYRDHAGALRGRWVGTSDVLAVPYDLPVPGFQNGTVNTLRLWKAAATDEFDLGEFNAGFYPESVAAKNVAELITLVLYPNDSSENGKELRLHQQYFLASASLQDVLARWIGTHGRDFSTFAEKNVFQLNDTHPSCCVPELIRLLMDEHALSWDEAWEIVRRTMAYTNHTLLPEALEKWPVRIFRQFLPRLLEIIYEINARFLEEVARRWPGDRERQRRMSLIEEGDEPKVRMAYLAIVGSFSVNGVAALHSRLLQEGLFRDFFELWPEKFNNKTNGVTPRRWLAWCNPGLRGLLNETIGEGWVADLEELRRLEAHAGDRGFRERWQKVKRVNKERLAALVERECGVSFDPAALFDVQVKRIHEYKRQLLNILHVIHLYDRIKRGETAGWTPRCVLLGGKAAPGYVMAKSIIKLASNVSRVVNAEPAAAGLLKMAFFPNYRVSAMEVICPGTDLSEQISTAGKEASGTGNMKFMMNGALTIGTLDGANIEIREEVGDENFFLFGLTAEEVADTRAHYDPAAIIAADPDLARVMQLLESGHFNQFEPGIFDSVVRALLSPGDPWLVLGDFASYAEAQRRAATAYRDPEEWTRMSILNTAASGKFSTDRTMRQYAGEIWQLAPVPVLEPGG from the coding sequence ATGTCAGCCGATTCTCCGGACAAGAATCAACTGAGCGCCACCCTCACCGATCTTCCGCCGCTGGGCACCGATGTGCTCAGTCTGGTGGACGATTTCCGCAGTTACTATACCTATCACCTGGGGCGTGACCGCCACTGCACCTCCAATCACTACGCCTACCAGGCGCTGGTGCTGATTCTGCGCAACCGGCTGATGGAGCGCTGGAAGAACACCCGCTACGCCTATGAGGGGGTCGATTCCCGCCACGCCTACTACCTCTCCCTCGAGTTCCTCATGGGGCGCGCTCTCGGCAACGCCACCCTCAACCTCGGCCTCGAAGAGTCCACGACTCTGGCTCTGCAGTGTCTCGGCTTCGAACTCGAGGATCTCGCCGAGGCCGAACAGGACGCCGGGCTCGGCAACGGCGGTCTCGGTCGGTTGGCCGCCTGTTTTCTCGACAGCTGCGCCACTCTGCAGCTGCCGGTCACCGGCTACGGGATCCGCTACGAGTACGGGATGTTCCGCCAGGAGATCGTCGACGGGCACCAGGTGGAGGAACCGGACCACTGGCTGCGCGCCGGCAACCCCTGGGAGATCGAGCGCCCCGAGTACACCCAGCGCATCCATTTCGGCGGCCGCAGTGAATTCTACCGCGACCACGCCGGGGCCCTGCGGGGGCGCTGGGTCGGTACCAGCGATGTGCTCGCCGTCCCCTATGATCTGCCGGTGCCCGGCTTTCAGAACGGCACTGTCAACACCCTGCGACTGTGGAAGGCGGCGGCCACCGACGAGTTCGACCTCGGCGAGTTCAATGCCGGCTTTTATCCCGAATCGGTCGCCGCCAAGAACGTCGCCGAGTTGATCACCCTCGTCCTCTACCCCAACGATTCCAGCGAGAACGGCAAGGAGCTCAGACTCCATCAACAGTATTTTCTCGCTTCGGCCAGTCTCCAGGACGTTCTCGCCCGCTGGATCGGCACTCACGGTCGGGATTTCTCGACCTTTGCCGAGAAGAACGTCTTCCAGCTCAACGACACCCATCCGAGCTGCTGCGTCCCGGAACTGATCCGTTTGCTGATGGACGAGCACGCCCTTTCCTGGGACGAAGCCTGGGAGATCGTCCGCCGGACCATGGCCTACACCAACCACACCCTCCTCCCCGAGGCCCTGGAGAAATGGCCGGTGCGCATCTTCCGCCAATTTCTGCCGCGGCTGCTGGAGATCATCTACGAAATCAATGCCCGCTTTCTCGAGGAGGTCGCCCGACGCTGGCCCGGGGACAGGGAGCGCCAGCGGCGCATGTCTCTCATCGAGGAGGGGGACGAGCCGAAGGTGCGCATGGCCTACCTGGCCATCGTCGGCTCCTTTTCCGTCAACGGCGTCGCCGCTCTCCACTCCCGCCTCCTGCAGGAAGGGCTGTTCCGGGATTTCTTCGAGCTGTGGCCGGAGAAATTCAACAACAAGACCAACGGCGTCACCCCTCGCCGCTGGCTCGCCTGGTGCAATCCTGGACTGCGGGGGCTGCTCAACGAAACGATCGGCGAAGGGTGGGTTGCCGACCTCGAAGAGTTGCGCCGTCTCGAGGCCCATGCCGGGGACCGGGGATTCAGGGAGCGCTGGCAGAAGGTCAAGAGGGTGAACAAGGAGCGACTTGCGGCCCTCGTTGAAAGGGAATGCGGCGTCTCCTTTGATCCGGCGGCCCTCTTCGACGTCCAGGTCAAGCGCATCCACGAATACAAGAGGCAGCTGCTCAATATCCTCCACGTCATTCATCTCTACGACCGGATCAAGCGGGGGGAGACCGCCGGCTGGACGCCGCGCTGCGTCCTTCTCGGCGGGAAGGCGGCGCCCGGCTACGTCATGGCCAAGAGCATCATCAAGCTGGCCAGCAACGTGTCCCGTGTGGTGAATGCCGAGCCGGCGGCCGCGGGGCTGCTGAAGATGGCCTTCTTCCCCAATTACCGGGTTTCAGCCATGGAGGTCATCTGTCCGGGGACCGATCTCTCCGAGCAGATTTCCACCGCCGGGAAGGAGGCCTCGGGGACCGGAAACATGAAGTTCATGATGAACGGCGCCCTGACCATCGGCACCCTCGACGGCGCCAATATCGAGATCCGCGAGGAGGTCGGCGACGAAAACTTCTTCCTTTTCGGCCTTACCGCCGAGGAGGTGGCGGACACCCGCGCCCATTACGATCCGGCAGCGATCATCGCCGCCGATCCCGATCTGGCCCGGGTGATGCAGCTCCTTGAAAGCGGCCATTTCAACCAGTTCGAACCGGGAATCTTCGATTCCGTCGTCCGGGCCCTCCTCAGCCCCGGCGACCCCTGGCTCGTCCTGGGGGATTTCGCCTCCTACGCCGAGGCCCAGCGCCGCGCCGCGACGGCCTACAGGGATCCGGAGGAATGGACAAGGATGAGTATTTTGAACACCGCCGCCAGCGGCAAGTTTTCCACCGACAGAACGATGCGTCAGTACGCCGGGGAGATCTGGCAGCTGGCGCCGGTCCCGGTCCTGGAGCCCGGGGGGTAG
- a CDS encoding IS110 family transposase has product MKKSSMFIGLDVHKNSIEIAIAEEGRTGEIRHYGKIDGSLVALDKVVRKLVSRGCELHFVYEAGPCGYDVYRHLTFQGFDCVVVAPSKIPKKSGDRIKNDRRDAQMLARLHRAGELSPVFVPLTEDEAMRDLTRSREDAKASEKKAKQHILAFLLRHGHRFSGRTPWSQAHMRWIAGIKMPHPAQQITLQEYVGALTESTRRVERLTEQIQQLLPQWRMFPVAKAYQSLRGVSLIVAATTVAEIGDLKRFKSPVELMSYLGLVPSEHSSGETTKRGSITKAGNGHVRRVLVEASWAYRLPARVSRELRRRQEGLSQAICDISWKAQLRLCARYKRMLAKGKSKQVIVTAIARELCAFMWAIAHEVEIPAMA; this is encoded by the coding sequence ATGAAGAAGTCTAGCATGTTTATCGGGTTGGACGTCCACAAAAACTCCATTGAGATCGCTATCGCCGAGGAGGGTCGCACCGGCGAAATTCGACACTATGGGAAAATTGACGGGAGTTTGGTTGCTCTCGACAAGGTTGTTAGGAAACTGGTTTCGAGAGGCTGCGAACTCCATTTCGTCTACGAAGCTGGCCCTTGTGGCTATGATGTTTACCGACACCTTACATTTCAGGGGTTCGATTGTGTGGTGGTAGCGCCCTCAAAGATCCCCAAGAAAAGCGGCGACCGTATTAAGAATGACCGCCGGGATGCCCAAATGCTTGCCCGCCTGCATCGAGCCGGTGAACTGTCTCCCGTTTTTGTGCCTCTTACCGAAGATGAAGCCATGCGGGACCTTACCCGATCAAGGGAGGATGCCAAGGCGTCGGAGAAAAAAGCCAAGCAGCACATTCTGGCATTTCTTCTTCGACACGGTCACCGATTCAGTGGACGAACCCCCTGGAGCCAGGCACATATGCGCTGGATCGCTGGAATCAAAATGCCTCATCCGGCCCAGCAGATTACCCTTCAGGAATATGTCGGCGCGCTTACTGAAAGCACTCGGCGGGTGGAGCGGCTGACTGAGCAGATTCAACAACTCTTGCCCCAGTGGCGGATGTTTCCGGTAGCTAAAGCCTACCAATCCCTGCGAGGCGTCTCCTTGATTGTCGCAGCCACAACCGTTGCTGAAATAGGAGATTTGAAGCGCTTTAAGAGCCCCGTTGAACTGATGTCCTATCTCGGACTGGTTCCATCGGAACATTCCAGTGGCGAGACAACGAAACGAGGTTCAATTACCAAAGCAGGCAATGGACATGTGCGCCGGGTCCTGGTGGAAGCCTCCTGGGCTTACCGCCTTCCTGCCCGGGTCAGTCGGGAGTTACGCAGACGACAAGAAGGCCTGTCGCAAGCAATTTGCGATATCTCCTGGAAAGCTCAACTCCGATTATGTGCCCGCTACAAACGTATGCTGGCGAAGGGTAAATCCAAACAGGTGATCGTGACGGCTATAGCTCGAGAACTCTGTGCTTTTATGTGGGCAATAGCCCATGAAGTTGAAATCCCGGCCATGGCATAA
- a CDS encoding DUF445 family protein gives MTAIEQFLPYLLPPLLGAFIGYVTNYIAIRMLFRPLKPWHLFGVRLPLTPGIIPAKRGELAVRMGAMVGSHLLTSDDVGRTLEKEGFRRELRGAVDEKLGGFLDRELGPLASLVPAEFRGRFRELTDLLRWKVCKALYTYMDSPEFEERLRGYLQRKGDELLARDLESFLTPERYEALRGHLEGRIGDFLRSAEVARAVAGFVDARTEQWLSSERTIRALLPADLVEVILAQLEKEVPPLLEKFGGMLYDPEFRERLVAKGKEGIEAFLDSLGGLSGLLAGFINIDKIYGRIPEFLDKAGDELARWLREEKTQAQVSAMLRERIDALLDRPLSVYLEKVPYEKVAGVRRFVRERAVAAVQGRRAVETALALVEGGIGGVKDRSFASLLTKALPEGGVDRVRTFLCQRLLATLRAPEARQSLERLVAEKTERYLFSVSLGKLAARLPADVREELEEGICRLLGEILKKEVPPLVETLNVARMVEDKVNTLDILEVEGLLMGIMQEQFKYINIFGALLGALIGLLNLLLLGMF, from the coding sequence ATGACCGCCATCGAACAGTTTCTCCCTTATCTCCTCCCCCCTCTCCTCGGCGCCTTCATCGGCTACGTGACCAACTACATCGCCATCCGCATGCTCTTTCGCCCCCTCAAGCCCTGGCATCTCTTCGGGGTGCGCCTCCCCCTGACTCCGGGAATCATCCCGGCCAAGCGCGGCGAGCTGGCGGTGCGGATGGGCGCCATGGTCGGCTCCCACCTGCTGACGTCCGACGATGTCGGCCGCACCCTGGAGAAGGAGGGGTTCCGCCGCGAATTGCGCGGGGCGGTGGACGAAAAGCTCGGCGGCTTCCTCGACCGCGAACTCGGCCCCCTGGCCTCCCTGGTCCCCGCCGAATTCCGCGGCCGCTTCCGGGAACTCACCGATCTGCTGCGCTGGAAGGTCTGCAAGGCGCTCTATACTTACATGGACAGCCCCGAGTTCGAGGAGCGGCTCCGGGGTTACCTGCAGCGCAAGGGGGACGAGCTGCTGGCCCGGGACCTGGAGAGCTTTCTCACCCCTGAGCGCTACGAAGCCCTGCGGGGGCATCTCGAGGGGCGCATCGGCGACTTTCTCCGCTCCGCGGAGGTCGCCCGGGCCGTGGCCGGGTTCGTCGATGCCCGGACCGAGCAATGGCTGAGTTCCGAGCGAACCATCCGCGCCCTGCTCCCCGCCGATCTGGTGGAGGTGATCCTCGCCCAGCTGGAGAAGGAGGTCCCGCCCCTTCTGGAAAAATTCGGCGGCATGCTCTACGACCCCGAATTCCGCGAGCGCCTGGTGGCGAAGGGGAAGGAGGGGATCGAGGCCTTTCTCGATTCCCTCGGGGGGCTCTCGGGGCTGTTGGCGGGGTTTATCAATATCGACAAGATCTACGGCCGAATTCCCGAATTTCTCGACAAGGCCGGGGACGAGCTCGCCCGCTGGCTGCGGGAGGAGAAGACCCAGGCTCAGGTCTCGGCGATGCTGCGCGAGCGTATCGACGCCCTTCTCGACCGCCCCTTGAGCGTCTATCTGGAGAAAGTCCCCTACGAGAAGGTTGCCGGAGTCCGGCGCTTCGTGCGGGAGCGGGCGGTGGCGGCGGTGCAGGGGCGGCGGGCCGTGGAGACGGCGCTGGCCCTGGTGGAGGGGGGGATCGGCGGTGTCAAGGACCGCTCCTTTGCTTCGCTGCTGACAAAGGCTCTCCCCGAGGGGGGGGTGGATCGGGTGCGCACCTTCCTTTGCCAGCGGCTGCTGGCGACCCTGCGCGCTCCCGAAGCCCGTCAATCCCTGGAACGTCTGGTCGCCGAAAAGACCGAGCGCTACCTTTTCAGCGTTTCCCTCGGCAAGCTGGCGGCACGCCTCCCCGCCGATGTGCGGGAAGAGCTCGAGGAGGGGATCTGCCGCCTCCTCGGCGAGATCCTTAAAAAGGAAGTTCCGCCGCTGGTGGAGACCCTCAACGTGGCGCGAATGGTCGAGGACAAGGTCAATACCCTCGACATCCTCGAGGTGGAGGGGCTGCTGATGGGAATCATGCAGGAGCAGTTCAAATATATCAATATCTTCGGCGCCTTGCTCGGCGCCCTCATCGGCCTCCTCAACCTGCTGCTGCTGGGGATGTTCTAG
- a CDS encoding GNAT family N-acetyltransferase gives MTIDDFSDVFHIGEEIFTAEFSQSLYRTWDEYEITTLFNSDSELCLVAEGEDGSILGFALGTTVTKHNSPWKYGYLVWLGVRKGLQKGQVGQRLFTEIRRRMQEQAVRMIIIDTAADNEGAIRFFKKQGFDNIQEHVYMTLNLSRQARRKTGKKI, from the coding sequence ATGACCATTGATGACTTCTCCGACGTCTTCCACATCGGCGAAGAAATCTTCACCGCCGAATTTTCCCAGAGCCTCTACCGCACCTGGGATGAATACGAGATCACCACCCTGTTCAACAGCGACAGCGAACTCTGCCTCGTCGCCGAGGGTGAGGACGGCTCCATCCTCGGGTTTGCCCTCGGCACCACGGTCACCAAGCACAACTCGCCGTGGAAATACGGGTATCTGGTCTGGCTCGGGGTGCGCAAGGGGCTGCAGAAGGGGCAGGTCGGCCAGCGGCTCTTCACCGAGATCCGCCGCCGCATGCAAGAGCAGGCGGTGCGCATGATCATCATCGACACCGCCGCCGACAACGAAGGGGCGATCCGCTTCTTTAAAAAACAGGGCTTCGACAACATCCAGGAGCATGTCTACATGACTCTCAATCTCTCGCGTCAGGCGCGACGGAAGACCGGGAAAAAGATATGA
- a CDS encoding M20 family metallopeptidase, protein MNPLLKEVWRAIDPERLRTMFLEMLDIYSPSGKEEDLQLYLEEHLTAAGFAVTRQVVEEDRYNLEVTMGEGEPWLYLVGHVDTVAAWDLDEYGPKEEAGIIAGLGSADMKGGCAAMVEAFVALATALPADQRPSVGLLLVVGEEENGDGSAAFLQKRRPPWVVIGEPTSLSACFAHYGYLEAGFVTRGWRIHSSLPELGHNAVESMLRVLLHLGKDPLFDRETSGLVYSIRELSSARAGFVVPDRCEAWIDLHLPPEMQPGAVQEAIRLRAGEGKNFIADLNLEVSFDFASQGYRLGEENPIAGELDRIYHKLGMPLRLDAFRSHSDGNLFFQAGVRPLILGPGSLETAHTADEQTSLAEVVAAARIYAAIALCPPPDGEGALSTPLPSQ, encoded by the coding sequence ATGAACCCCCTGCTCAAGGAGGTCTGGAGGGCCATCGACCCCGAACGGCTGCGCACGATGTTTCTGGAGATGCTCGACATCTATTCGCCTTCGGGAAAAGAGGAGGATCTGCAGCTCTACCTGGAAGAACACCTCACGGCCGCAGGTTTCGCCGTCACCCGGCAGGTGGTGGAAGAGGACCGCTACAACCTCGAAGTGACCATGGGGGAGGGGGAGCCCTGGCTCTACCTGGTGGGGCACGTCGATACCGTCGCCGCCTGGGATCTGGATGAATACGGACCGAAGGAGGAAGCCGGTATCATTGCCGGCCTCGGCAGCGCCGACATGAAGGGGGGGTGTGCGGCGATGGTCGAGGCCTTTGTCGCCCTGGCGACCGCCCTCCCCGCCGACCAGCGGCCGTCGGTTGGGCTGCTGCTGGTGGTGGGGGAAGAAGAAAACGGCGACGGCAGCGCCGCTTTTTTGCAGAAGCGCCGCCCTCCCTGGGTGGTGATCGGCGAACCGACCTCCCTTTCCGCCTGTTTCGCCCACTACGGCTATCTCGAGGCCGGATTCGTCACCCGCGGCTGGAGGATCCATTCCTCCTTGCCGGAACTGGGCCACAACGCCGTGGAGTCGATGCTGCGGGTCCTGCTGCACCTCGGCAAGGACCCCCTCTTCGACCGGGAGACCTCCGGTCTGGTCTATTCGATCCGCGAGCTGAGTTCGGCTCGGGCCGGCTTTGTCGTCCCCGACCGCTGCGAAGCCTGGATCGACCTGCACCTCCCGCCGGAAATGCAGCCGGGGGCCGTCCAGGAGGCGATCCGCCTGCGGGCCGGAGAGGGGAAAAACTTCATCGCCGATCTCAACCTCGAAGTCAGCTTCGATTTCGCCTCCCAGGGGTACCGCCTCGGGGAGGAAAACCCCATCGCCGGGGAACTGGACAGGATTTATCACAAACTGGGAATGCCCCTGCGCCTCGACGCCTTTCGTTCCCATTCGGACGGCAATCTTTTTTTCCAGGCCGGGGTGCGCCCTCTGATCCTCGGCCCCGGGTCCCTGGAAACCGCCCATACCGCCGACGAGCAGACCTCGCTGGCCGAGGTCGTCGCCGCCGCCAGGATCTACGCCGCCATCGCCCTCTGTCCGCCTCCGGACGGAGAGGGGGCGCTTTCTACGCCCCTTCCATCTCAATGA
- a CDS encoding sugar nucleotidyltransferase encodes MKIILPVAGKGTRLRPHTHTKAKSLVHVAGKTVLEHIIGRLAPLVASEYIFITDENSAQIEGFMKEKFPQIPCRYTVQKQRLGPAHAVALAAPFIEKGDDVLVVFNDTIFVADLTAIPRLCADADGLIYSKEVEDYQRFGVNVVNDGYITGMVEKPDTPISRLAQVGLYYLKDGRGFMDYLERTIAAGETVKGEYYLPPVFMRMIRDGLRFRAPEIDAWLDCGKPETLLETNRYLLRGRHHVHGEAINTVLVEPVHIAAGAKVRNCILGPNVSIAPGCVIAESIIRDSIVNVDSEVRDLVLHSTILGDSVRLIGAPQRMNIGDHSLIEMEGA; translated from the coding sequence ATGAAGATCATTTTGCCGGTGGCCGGCAAGGGAACCCGCCTGCGCCCCCACACCCATACCAAGGCCAAATCGCTGGTGCACGTCGCCGGCAAAACCGTCCTCGAGCACATCATCGGCCGCCTTGCCCCCCTGGTGGCGTCCGAATACATCTTCATCACCGACGAAAACAGCGCCCAGATCGAAGGCTTCATGAAGGAGAAATTTCCGCAAATCCCCTGCCGCTACACGGTGCAGAAGCAGCGCCTCGGTCCGGCCCACGCCGTGGCTCTGGCCGCCCCGTTCATTGAGAAGGGGGACGATGTTCTGGTCGTCTTCAACGATACCATTTTCGTCGCCGATCTAACGGCCATCCCCCGACTCTGCGCCGACGCCGACGGGCTGATCTATTCCAAGGAGGTGGAGGACTACCAGCGTTTCGGGGTCAATGTCGTCAACGACGGCTACATCACCGGCATGGTGGAGAAACCGGACACCCCCATCTCCCGTCTGGCCCAGGTCGGGCTCTACTATCTCAAGGATGGTCGGGGCTTCATGGATTACCTCGAGCGCACCATCGCCGCCGGGGAGACGGTGAAGGGGGAATATTACCTGCCGCCGGTCTTCATGCGCATGATCCGCGACGGCCTCAGGTTCCGGGCCCCGGAAATCGACGCCTGGCTCGACTGCGGCAAGCCGGAAACCCTCCTCGAGACTAACCGCTATCTGCTGCGGGGGCGCCATCACGTGCACGGGGAGGCGATCAACACCGTTCTCGTCGAACCGGTGCACATCGCCGCCGGGGCGAAGGTGAGAAACTGCATTCTCGGCCCCAACGTCTCTATCGCTCCGGGGTGCGTTATCGCCGAGAGCATCATTCGCGACTCGATTGTCAACGTCGACAGCGAAGTGCGCGACCTGGTTCTGCATTCGACGATTCTCGGCGATTCGGTGCGCCTGATCGGAGCGCCGCAGCGAATGAACATCGGAGATCACTCGCTCATTGAGATGGAAGGGGCGTAG